TAAAAGGGTTAATATTGGCCCTTGATGGCGTGTCTGATCCTGGCAATTTAGGCACAATAATTAGAGTAGCCGACTGGTATGGTATTAAACACATTGTAACCAGCACAGACAGTGCAGATGCCTATAACCCAAAAACAATTAGCGCCACAATGGGGTCATTTGTAAGAGTTTCAGTTAGTCAGGTCGATTTGCCTGCTTACCTACAAACACTCAAGTTACCAATTTACGGTGCGTTTTTAGATGGCCAAAGCGTACACAAAACACAGTTTAATGGCGAAGGTGTATTGTTAATGGGGAGTGAGTCTCATGGCATACGACAAGCCTGTGCGGGTTTAGTAACCGATAAAATAACAATTCCTGCGTTTGGTGAGGCCGAGTCGCTCAATGTTGCTATGGCAACTGGGATTATTTTAGATAATTTTAAACGTCAAGCTTAACAAACGTGTGTTCTTTGAGTTAAATTGCCCATGAATAACAACAATAATAAATTGGTAAAACAACAAGATGCGCTTAAGCACTATTAAATTAGCGGGCTTCAAATCGTTTGTAGAGCCCACTAAAATACCGTTTCCAGATCAAATGACCTGCGTTGTTGGGCCAAACGGCTGCGGTAAATCTAATGTGATTGATGCGGTAAGATGGGTGCTTGGAGAAAGCTCAGCTAAAAACCTGCGTGGCGATGCCATGACAGATGTTATTTTTAACGGCTCAACTAATCGAAAAGCCATTTCGCAAGCCTCTGTAGAGCTGATTTTTGATAACTCGCTAGGCGAGCAAGAATTAAAAAGCACCTTTGCCGATAGAAACCAAATAGCGATTAAGCGTTTAGTAACACGCGATGGCCAATCGTTATACTTTTTAAATGGCAGCAAATGCCGCAAGCGTGACATAACTGATATATTTTTAGGCACTGGGCTTGGTCCTCGCAGTTATGCGATTATTGAGCAAGGGATGATATCGCGCTTAATTGAAAGTAAACCTCATGAACTTCGCGTGTTTTTAGAAGAAGCTGCGGGCGTATCTAAATACAAAGAGCGTCGCCGCGAAACGCAAACGCGGATTAAAAGTACCCGAGAAAATTTAGAACGTTTATTAGATGTTCGTAAAGAGCTGCAAAGCCAGCTCGATAAATTGGCTGTTCAGTCACTTGATGCTAAAAAATACCGTGAACTTAAAGCAACAGAGCGCACATTAAAAGGTCAAGTAGCTGTCTTAAAATGGCAAAAGCTGCATCAACAACAATTAGACAAAAGCGAGCAAATCAAAAAGCTTAATGAGCAAATAAGCTTTTTTAAAACGGCTCACTCAGGGCACGATGATGTGCTTGCAACACTTGAAGGAGAGGTTCAAGCTCAGCAAGATAAATTAGGTGATGCGCAGCACCAGCAACATCTTATTCATACCGAGTTAACTCGAGCCGAACAGCAAAAAATTAGTGTTAAACAACAAATACAGTCACTTAAACAAAGCTTAATAAAATTACAACAACGCCAAACAGATAGCCTTGAGCAAAAAGCGCAACAGCAGCACATATGCAAAGAACTTGATGAAGCACTGCAAGAGGCAATAGAAAGCAGTTTAATGTGCGAAGAGCAAGTGAGTGAATTGTCATTTGAGCTTGAGGGGTTGCAGGGTACTAAGCAGCGAAGTTATTCGAATTGGCAAACACTCAACGAACAACAGCAACACCTTACCAATCAGGTGCAGTCGCAAAGTAGTGAAATAAAGCACACGCAACAGCAAATAAATCATGTTAATGAGCAACTTAGCCAATTAAATTTACAGCTTGATGAACTAAAAAATAATAATGTAGAACAGCAGCTGGCCGAGCAAAAACAGCAGCGCCAAGCACTCACTGAGGCGCTTGCAAAAAATCAAAGCGCGCTTGCGCAATGTGAAGTTAAATTGACTCAGCAAAATAGGCAGGTTGATGAAACTCAAGACAATCATAAAACACTGACACAGAAAGAAAATGAACTAAACGCCCGTATTGCAGGGCTTAAAAGTGCATTGGGGTTAGATGAAAAGGTCACTAACTCAACTGGGGTTTTAAGTCAGCTCATAGTGCTAGAGGGTTTTGAGCCATTAATAGAGCAAGCACTTAAGTCGCTTACGCATTTAAGTGTAACAGAGCAGCAATCAACTAATAGCATATGGCCAAGCAGTCAGCCTTCACTTAAGGCAAGCTTGGCAGATTATATTACCGCTGGCGTGTACCCTGACTTACTCACGCGAATTGGCTATAGCGAACACGCCGATTTATCTATGCTAAATGATGACTATTACATTGCGATAATGGATAAAAAAGGCGCATTGCATGGTCGTAATTGGCACGTAAACGCAGACAGTAACACCGACAACTCATTGCTAATAAAGCATAAGCAACTTCACGCGCACACCGATGAGGTCATACAGGTTAAAAGTCAGCTTGAACAGGTCAAAAGTGAGCTTGAACAATACACTGTAATACAAGCAGAGCTTAATACCGAACAAAAAGCACTCAAAGACGTTATTCATCAGCTTGCTCAACAAATTGCTATTTCAAGTACCCGAAGCGATATGCTCACAGAGCAAGTTACTCAACATCAACATCAGCTATCAAAAATAAAAACACAAGAGCAAACAATAAGTGCGTCACTGGTGCAACTCAATAAGCAGCTTGATGAACAAACCGAGCAATATGAACTATTTGTTGAGCAGCAATCAGATTTAACAGATGAAACTGAGACTGCGAATGATGAGCGCATGCTCAGCGATAAAAATTATAGCCAAGCACTCAGCGCATTGGAGCAATACAAAGCGCAGGCTCATCAGCTAAGCTTAAGTCAGCAAAAAGCACGTAGTGAATGGCAGTTAAGTCAAACAAAACTGAGCCATGCAGCGCAAGCCTATGAAGAGGCAAAACAAGGAGCTGAAGAATTAGTTTTGGAAATAGAGGCGTTACTTATACCAGAAGAAACACTCAGTGAATCAATCTCAACCTTACTAGAAAAGCATCAGCAAGGCGAACAAAGATTAGCGCAATTGCAAAACGATTTATCACAAGCTAAAGACGCCTTACATACAAAGCAAGCTAGCCTTAAAAATTCGCAAGGTGAGCTGCAAGGGCTTCAAGAACAACATCAAAAATTAACACTTGAAGAGCAGAGTTTACTAATAAAGGCACAAGCTGCACTTGAGCCATTAGAAGAGCTTAAACAAAGCTTAAAAGCCGTACTTGAAACATTACCTGACGACTTAACCCTAAATGCAGCGCAAAACCAATTAACAGGTATTACAAATCAGCTAGACAAGCTGGGTGCGGTTAACTTAGCAGCTATAGAAGAGTTTGATGTTGCAAAACAGCGCAGTGAGTATTTAGATAATCAGTTAGAGGATTTAACTAAAGCGTTAAATACCCTTGAAGGGGCTATTCGGAAAATAGATACCGAAACAAAAACACGCTTTAAAGCCACGTTTGATCAAGTTAATGAAGACTTTGCACAGCTGTTTCCTAAAGTTTTTGGTGGAGGGAGTGCGTATTTGGAATTAACCAGTGACGATTTACTTGAAAGTGGTGTTAGTATAATGGCACGGCCGCCAGGTAAGAAAAATTCAACTATTCACTTGTTAAGTGGTGGAGAAAAAGCGCTGACGGCATTATCATTAGTGTTTTCTATATTCAGGCTAAATCCAGCCCCGTTTTGTATGCTGGATGAAGTTGACGCACCATTAGATGACGCAAACGTTGTTCGCTTTTGCCGTTTGGTGGAAGAAATGTCACAATCAGTGCAATTTATTTATATAAGCCATAACAAAATTGCAATGGAGATGGCGGGGCGTTTAACCGGTGTTACCATGGCAGAGCCGGGTGTATCTCGAATGGTTGCAGTAGATATTGAACAAGCGGTGCAACTTGCACACGCATAAATTTTTATAACACGTGTATTAGTTTTTAATTACTATACAGGTTTTAGGCATAACAAATAATAAAAGGTGAGGGGATGGCCGAACAATTAAGATGGGTTTTAATCATTATCAGTGTGATTGTCATTGGTGGCTTATTAGTCCATGGTTTATGGTCTGTAAGAAAAAAAGAGAGCCCAGATACGTCCGTTAATGAACGGGTTGAACCACTCCAAGAAAGCCAAACAGCTTCCTCTCATTCATATACTCAAAAAGCTGAGCCAAAAGAGCCGGTAATTAGTGAGCGTGACGAACCACAGCTAGGTGAACTTAACTTTGATGCTAATGAGCCTCAAATTGAGCCCAGCGCGCCAGAGGTTCCTATTGAAGATGACCTAAGTGTTGTTGACGATTTAGAGTCGGTTGAGCAAACTAATGAACAACCAAAAGAGCCAGTACCCGATTTTGTTATTGTACATATACAAATGCCAGAAGGGTTAACTATGCAAGGCAGCAAGTTATTACCTGCTGTGAATACGCTTGGTTTTAAATATTCTGAAGAAGGCTTTTTTAATCGTCATTTAGACCCTGCAGGCCAAGGACCAGTGTTGTTTAGATTAGTTAATATGTACAACCCAGGAACGTTCGATATAGACAATATGGAACAGTTTAGCACCGCAGGTGTTAGCTTATTTATGACCTTGCCGTGTGACGGTGACGGACTAGCAGCCTTTAATATGTTGCACAGTGCGGCTAAAAAAATAGCCGACGAATTTGGCGCGCACATATTAGACGCAGAACGCGAAGAAATGAGTGTTGAGCGTGTAAGGCAATATGTTGAGCAGGTTCGTGCTTTTTCAGCGTAACAATTTGTAATATATAATTTTTACAAGCCACTGGGCGATATCGTCAAAGTGGCTTTTTTATGTTTTTTGAGGTTTAAATGTCTAGCAGCATTAGTGAGCAAATTAATCATCTTCGTACCCTATTAGAGCAGCACAATTATAATTATTATGTGCTTGATACCCCAAGCATTCCTGATGCTGAATACGATAGGCTATTACGCGAACTCAGTGCGCTTGAAACACAAAATCCTGAATTTTTATCTGCTGACTCACCGACTCAAAAAGTAGGTGGTGCAGCGCTTAGTAAATTTGAGCAAGTTGCTCATCAAGTGCCAATGCTATCGCTTGATAATGCGTTTAGCGAAGATGAATTTACGGGCTTCAATCGCCGAATAAAAGAGCGCTTAATGAGCACCGATGTGCTCACTTTTTGCTGTGAGCCAAAACTTGATGGGTTAGCGGTATCTATTATTTATCGTGATGGAGTGTTGGTACAAGCTGCAACACGGGGTGATGGCTTTACAGGCGAGAATATTACTCAAAATGTAAAAACAATTCGTAACGTCCCCCTTAAGTTGCGTGGCGACTACCCCAAAGAGCTTGAAGTGCGTGGTGAAGTATTTATGGACAGCGCTGGGTTTGAAAAGCTAAACAATGAAGCGCAAAAGCGTGGCGAAAAAGTATTTGTAAATCCACGTAATGCGGCGGCAGGTAGCCTACGCCAGCTAGACTCTAAAATTACCGCAAAACGCCCACTGATGTTTTATGCATACAGTACTGGTTTGGTTGCTGATGGCTCAATCCCTGAGGATCACTTTCAGCAATTAGAAAAGCTAACTGATTGGGGCTTACCCCTTTGTCCAGAAACAAAGCTGGTGGAAGGGCCACAAGCTGCACTTGATTATTATGATGATATTTTAACGCGTCGCAGTGAGCTTAAATATGAAATTGACGGCGTAGTAATAAAAGTTAATAAAAAAGCCCTACAAGAGCGTTTAGGCTTTGTAGCGCGGGCACCTCGTTGGGCTATTGCCTATAAATTTCCGGCGCAAGAGGAAGTCACTCAACTCCTTGATGTAGAGTTTCAAGTTGGTCGTACAGGTGCAATTACGCCTGTTGCTCGTTTAGAACCTGTGTTTGTAGGCGGTGTAACGGTGTCTAATGCAACGCTTCACAATGGTGATGAAATTGCTCGGTTAGGCGTTAAAGTCGGCGATACAGTGATTATACGCCGTGCTGGTGATGTGATTCCGCAGATAACACAAGTTGTGCTTGAACGCAGGCCCACAGATGCAAGAGACATTGTGTTTCCATCAGCTTGCCCTATTTGTGACTCCCATGTAGAAAAAGTAGAAGGGGAAGCTGTAGCCCGTTGTACTGGTGGCCTAGTATGCCCCGCGCAGCGCAAGCAAGCTATAAAGCACTTTGCCTCGCGCAAGGCACTAGATATAGATGGTCTTGGCGATAAAATTGTTGATCAATTAGTGGACCGTGAGCTTATAAAAACTCCGGCTGATTTATTTATATTAAAGCAAGGTCACTTTGAATCACTTGAACGCATGGGGCCTAAATCGGCTAAAAACTTAGTTACTGCTTTAAATGAAGCAAAAGCCACTACCCTTGCTAAATTTTTATATTCACTGGGTATTCGAGAAGCCGGTGAGGCTACGGCACAGAATTTAGCGAATCACTTTTTAACGCTAGAGAATATTATTAGTGCTAGTGTTGAAAGCCTCACACAAGTAAGCGATGTAGGCGATATTGTGGCATCGCATGTACGAGGCTTTTTTGATGAAGAGCACAATTTAGCGGTGGTCAATGCGCTTATTGAGCAAGGTGTTCATTGGCCTGCGCTAAGTGCACCGTCAGAGGATGAGCAACCGCTGGCGGGGCTTACTTATGTACTTACAGGTACGCTCAATACGCTTAACCGCAATGATGCTAAAGCGCGCTTACAACAGCTAGGTGCAAAGGTGTCAGGTAGTGTATCTGCTAAAACTGATGCTTTAGTAGCGGGTGAAAAAGCCGGTTCTAAACTCACAAAGGCTCAAGATTTGGGGATAGACGTGCTCACAGAGGATGATTTAATCGAGCTCCTTAAAAAGCATAACGGCTAGGAAAGTAGTAATGAGCCAATACGGACCTCAATACTGGGATAAATACGGGAGTTATCGCACGCCTGTTGCGTTTCACTTAAGTTTAGTGGTGTTGCTGCGTGCTTATTTTATTTGGGTTATTGCGGCACTGAGCCGACGACCAGAGCTTGACTTAATGTCGTTATTTTTTAGATCTAAAAGCGACTTTTTTATTGCTATTGCCATTGGCAGTATTGCGATATTACCTACGTTGTTATTTTGCTTGCGCCGCCCTCGCGATTCACATAAAGCCACTGACAGATTAGCGAGTATTTGGCGGCATATGCGCTGGCCATTAATTGTATGCGCGCTAATAGATTTAACGTGGCTAATAGTACAAGCGGCACATAGCCATTACCGGTTTTCACTTTTTTTAGCGGTGCAAATGGTTATTGTTTTTTGGGTGCTTTGGTATTTAGTTAAAAGTCGTTATTTAACCGTGTTTTTTAAAGATTGGCCTGAGCCAACAGAAAAAGCATCAGATGACAAAAAAGATCTTAAAAAGGATTCATAGTGGACGCAGTAAACAAAAAAATAGCATTAATCATTGCACTCATCGGTTTTGTGCTTATTGGTTTAATGTTTGCTTTTGAGTTGTTTGAAGTTATGTGGTTTAAAGTGTTGATAGGAGTTTGGGTGTTTGTATTTTGTTCAAGCATGTATAGGCTTACACCACTATTTAAAGCGCGAAACCGTTTAGAGCACTTTGTTCAACGCGATGCGCAGCACTTACTAGTGTTTAGCCTAATGGGCTTTTTTGATAAAAAACATGGTCCAAATTGGTTGGTTATACAAAGTATTGAGCGCGTAGTGAGTAAAGATGACGAGCTAATTATTTGTAGCAATAATGACCGGCAACTAAGTGTTAGCTTACCCGTTAAAAAAGCGGAATTAGAGGCGTTTATGCAGCGTATTTTTACTACTGCAGAAAAGCAAACCATTACCTTTGAACAAGCTTGATCGTGGCGTCATTCATCCACGTAACAATAAAAAGATTTAGCCATATAACCTGATCTTTGTTTTATATAAATTAATTATCTAGAGGCCAGATTATACACCCTATTCGTAATACAGGTTTTCATGAGGTTACTATGTTGAAATGGAAAGATGTGATTAACTTTGCCAATAATGGCAACCCTGCACCCAGTAAAAAAGTCATTAAAACCGATGAACAATGGCGTGAACAATTATCAGAAAACGAATACTACGTAACTCGTATGAAGGGGACAGAGCGTCCTGATATGTCTGGCAGTTGTACATTACTAGAGCCCGGTAAATATGTGTGTGTTTGTTGCGATAATTTATTGTTTGATGCTGACGAAAAATTTGAAAGCGGAACAGGCTGGCCTTCATTCACTCAGCCAGCAACGATAGAAGCAATTGGCTATGTACGCGACGTCAGCCATGGCATGGAGCGTGTAGAGGTTGTATGCAACGTGTGTGATGCGCATTTAGGGCATATATTTCCAGATGGACCACTACCGACGGGCCTTCGATACTGCGTTAATGGTGCAGCAATGAAAAAGCTTTAGTCTTTGAGGTTTAGCTTCATCTCTTTTGCTTGATTCATAATTTTATCTAAGCGCTGCGCTTGATCTGCTGGCAGGTCAGATTTGTCCAATAAGGCGTAGCATTTTTTAGCAAGCCCTATATTCAATGAGCTGCCACTTTGCTTGGTCGAATCAAACAAGCATTGTAATAAATTAAGTGCAATGCTTTGATTGCGTGGCATAACTCTAAACGCATGCGTAAATGCTTCAAGTGCTGTGTTTAATTGCCCTTTGTTAAATTGGGTTACCGCATGGTTATTAAGTTCTTTTGGCCCCATTTTAATGTCACGTCGTTCGCTTTGTTGTTGCTGTATATAGCGTAAGTAGGTGGGTTCGCTGGTATTTGGGTGTCTTTCACAATGATTAATTATTTGCGAAAATAACATTTGCGCCTTTTGATGAAACCCTAGCTCATGAAAGGCTTTTGCTTTATCAAGTGCGCCATCTACTGAGCGTATTATAGAGTCGTCATCTTCTAATTGTTCAATGAGCTTTTTAGCTTTTTGATGCTCATCTTTTAAATAATGAAGCCGCGCATTAAGCACATCAATTTGCGATTGATTCGTACTGTTAGGAAATTGGGTTTTTAAATCGTTTATATACTTATTTGTCTGCCTTGAAATTCGCTGCACTTGATCGGTTTGATCCGTTGTTAACGCAAAATCGATTCCTGCTCGAGCCGCATTTAAGTAAATGTCGGGATGATCGTAAATAGAGTGCTTAGCAAAGTTTGCTATATCTTTTTGTGTAAGGTAATTTTTTTCGTAGTCGTGGTTAATTAACGAGACCGTACTTAACGATTTTTGACGCGATATATTACGAGGTGCAATTGTGGCAGCTTGACTCAAAAAATCTTGTGCCAATTCAAATTGATTGAGTTTTATTTCTAACCGGCCTAGTAAGTCTAATGCAACAAGGCGTGTTTCTTGACGTTCTAGCATGGTTTTTAACATGCGCTGCGCCAAAATGTGCTCGTTGTTGGCTATAAGCGCTTCAACTAGCCCCACCTTTGCCCAGGCAAACTTTTGAATGTCGAGCACGGATTTAAAAAAATCTTTGGCCTCTTGAGCCCGCTTTAACCGAAGAAGAGCGTCACCTTTCAGGCGAAGTAAGATAGGGCTGTAATTATTGTCTTTTCTTTCAAGTGCGGCATCAATATATTTTACTGCTTTTGAATCATTGCCATCATCAATAAGCGTGAATACGGTTTGAAGATCGTGTTTGCGCTTTAAAATACGTTCAATTCGGGTTTTGAGTTCTTGCCCTGTAAAAGGTTTAACTAAAAAATCATCCGGTTGAAGCTCAAGTACACTGTGTACTAATGAGCCACTTGTTTCAGCTGAAATAAAGATAAAGCCAGTGGAGTTTTTTATAAGTTTTTTTACTCTTAGCTCTTCGTACAATTGGTAACCGTCTTGGTGTTTGTTTAAATTAAACGAACAAACAATTAAATCAAACGATTCACTTAAACATTGCTCTTTGGCTGAATTTGCATGATCGGCAAAACTCAACTGCCGAAAGCCGAGCCTTTCTAACGATTGTTTCATATAGCTTTGAGCAAGCGGTTGCTCTTCGACTATTAGTATTTTGGCTTTTGAAAATATCTTAGTTGGCATTGGCTTAAGCGTTATCACTTTTAACACAGACTATAATCAACAGTTTAGCTGGTTACAAGGGAATTTAAATGTTAGTTGTATTTATTAGGTAATTCGGTTTAACTAATACGTTTGTATGGTCATAAAATGCCATTTTTATTCAGTGCTGTAATGACGTCTTAATAAGGGGGGCTTTTTTATAATAGATTTAATTATTAGAATGGGTATTGAATAAAAATAATTGAGAGTGGGTATTAAAGGAGTAGTTACATGCGGTGGGTGATACTGGAATTGAACCGGTGATCTTCGCCATTACTTGTAAAGAAAGGCGATGCTTTTTTATAACTTATTTATTCTAGTAATCATTTAATAAAAATAGGAAAGGAATTGAAAATAGGTATCGAAGAAGTATTTATATGTGGTGGGTGATACTGGACTTGAACCAGTGACCCTCGCCTTGTAAGGGCGATGCTCTCCCAACTGAGCTAATCACCCACATATAATAGGTATTACTTTTTTAAACTTATTAATTAATCGCTTAGTATAATTTGGTGGGTGATACTGGACTTGAACCAGTGACCCTCGCCTTGTAAGGGCGATGCTCTCCCAACTGAGCTAATCACCCAAATTATATATTTAATATGCACCATTCTAAAAATGGTGGGTCGTACTGGACTTGAACCAGTGACCCTCGCCTTGTAAGGGCGATGCTCTCCCAACTGAGCTAACGACCCATATTAAATTTTAAAACGCGACTATCAATATAATAGATTTATATGTGGTGGGTGATACTGGACTTGAACCAGTGACCCTCGCCTTGTAAGGGCGATGCTCTCCCAACTGAGCTAATCACCCACATATAAATTAAAAAGCTACTATTAAAATAAATAGTACTGGACTTTAACCAGTGAACCTCGCCGTTACTTGGAAGTAGCGGTTATGCTCTCTTTTTTCTAAACTGAGTAATGACCCATTTAGATTTTTGTAATATGCACCATTCTGAGAATGGTGGGTCGTACTGGACTTGAACCAGTGACCCTCGCCTTGTAAGGGCGATGCTCTCCCAACTGAGCTAACGACCCATATTACAATTTAAACTACTATTTTTATAATCGATTTTATATGTGGTGGGTGATACTGGACTTGAACCAGTGACCCTCGCCTTGTAAGGGCGATGCTCTCCCAACTGAGCTAATCACCCACATATAAATTAAAACACGACTATTAAAATAAATAGTACTGGACTTTAACCAGTGAACTTCTCTGTTACATGTAAGTAGCAGTGATGTTCTCTTTTTCTATATGAACTTAGCGTCCGTATAGAATTTAGATGCGAACACTTTTAAAAGTGGTGGGTGATACTGGACTTGAACCAGTGACCCTCGCCTTGTAAGGGCGATGCTCTCCCAACTGAGCTAATCACCCGCATCTAAACAACTTCACATTGCTGCGTTGTTGTGGGGCGCTATTATAGATAGAGTTGAAAATGTGTCAACACTTGAATGACAAAAATGTACTGAATGAAGGTTTTATAAACAACAAGATATGGCGGGCGTCTATTTTATAGGCAAAACATGTTCAGTAACGTAATTGTGTGGTGTATTTGTGGTGTTTATAACTCACATTAGTGGTTAATCTAGTTTTTTTGGGGGAATACACAAGCGATCACTTTTAATTGTTGAACATTTAAACCTTCTATAATAAGAATATATATTTTGTTACCTCTCTAAAAAGTCATAACAAATAAAATAGAAAAAGTATTTTAAAGTGTAACTATAAAAAGCATGTGTGTTTTACTACATTTACCCAACTGGCCTGTTGATATGAAAGTGGGATGTTAGGTCGGTAATTTATAAATTATATTTGCAATGTTTGAATTGCATATAAATGTATACCTTTTGAGGGTAGGGTAGTGAACTACAATTCACTGACTAGCAACGCTACATAAAATAAAAGTGTAGGGGAGTCGCATTAGGGCAATGATTTTAATCAAATTGTGTTTTTTAGCATGCTTGATAGCCAGTTTGTTGAAAATTAAACCATTTAAATAAAGCTGGATAAAAAACTGTTGACTTTATTTTGGGTGGTGCATAGAATGCGCCCCGCACTAAGCAATACACGACGTAGTTATTACGGCGAGTGTTGATTAAGTTGGGGCTATAGCTCAGCTGGGAGAGCGCTTCGCTGGCAGTGAAGAGGTCTGCGGTTCGATCCCGCATAGCTCCACCAATTATCAGTGTTTGTCCTAGGGTAGCAGTTTTCTGCGTCCCCATCGTCTAGAGGCCTAGGACACCGCCCTTTCACGGCGGTAACAGGGGTTCGAATCCCCTTGGGGACGCCATCTAGTTTTAAGCTAGAGGTGGTTTTACCAAGAGAATAGCGTAACAATTAAAGCTCGAGTCTTTAATTGTATTATATGCATTACCTTAGCAACTCATGATGTGAGTCAAACTCATCAAATGTCCTAGTGACACATTTATGTGTCCCCATCGTCTAGAGGCCTAGGACACCGCCCTTTCACGGCGGTAACAGGGGTTCGAATCCCCTTGGGGACGCCATCTAGTTTTAAGCTAGAGGTGGTTTTACCAAGAGAATAGCGTAACAATTAAAGCTCGAGTCTTTAATTGTATTATATGCATTACCTTAGCAACTCATGATGTGAGTCAAACTCATCAAATGTCCTAGTGACACATTTATGTGTCCCCATCGTCTAGAGGCCTAGGACACCGCCCTTTCACGGCGGTAACAGGGGTTCGAATCCCCTTGGGGACGCCATCTAGTTTTAAGCTAGAGGTGGTTTTACCAAGAGAATAGCGTAACAATTAAAGCTCGAGTCTTTAATTGTATTATATGCATTACCTTAGCAACTCATGATGTGAGTCAAACTCATCAAATGTCCTAGTGACACATTTATGTGTCCCCATCGTCTAGAGGCCTAGGACACCGCCCTTTCACGGCGGTAACAGGGGTTCGAATCCCCTTGGGGACGCCACTTACTATTTTAATAGTTAGTGTAGTGTTATTAAGAAAGCTCGCCTGAAACGAGTCAAACCATTCAGTTGTCCTAGTGACACATTTATGTGTCCCCATCGTCTAGAGGCCTAGGACACCGCCCTTTCACGGCGGTAACAGGGGTTCGAATCCCCTTGGGGACGCCACTTGCTTTCATAAAGTAGGGTAGTGTTGTTAAGATTTAAATATACCTCACCAACTATTTTTATTCATACCTCAATTTATTTTCCAAGTTTATTTTCATTTTAATCACAATCTAAAATATCCACTCAATTATGTCCTAGATTTAAGCAGACTC
This DNA window, taken from Pseudoalteromonas marina, encodes the following:
- the msrB gene encoding peptide-methionine (R)-S-oxide reductase MsrB, which gives rise to MLKWKDVINFANNGNPAPSKKVIKTDEQWREQLSENEYYVTRMKGTERPDMSGSCTLLEPGKYVCVCCDNLLFDADEKFESGTGWPSFTQPATIEAIGYVRDVSHGMERVEVVCNVCDAHLGHIFPDGPLPTGLRYCVNGAAMKKL
- a CDS encoding response regulator; the protein is MPTKIFSKAKILIVEEQPLAQSYMKQSLERLGFRQLSFADHANSAKEQCLSESFDLIVCSFNLNKHQDGYQLYEELRVKKLIKNSTGFIFISAETSGSLVHSVLELQPDDFLVKPFTGQELKTRIERILKRKHDLQTVFTLIDDGNDSKAVKYIDAALERKDNNYSPILLRLKGDALLRLKRAQEAKDFFKSVLDIQKFAWAKVGLVEALIANNEHILAQRMLKTMLERQETRLVALDLLGRLEIKLNQFELAQDFLSQAATIAPRNISRQKSLSTVSLINHDYEKNYLTQKDIANFAKHSIYDHPDIYLNAARAGIDFALTTDQTDQVQRISRQTNKYINDLKTQFPNSTNQSQIDVLNARLHYLKDEHQKAKKLIEQLEDDDSIIRSVDGALDKAKAFHELGFHQKAQMLFSQIINHCERHPNTSEPTYLRYIQQQQSERRDIKMGPKELNNHAVTQFNKGQLNTALEAFTHAFRVMPRNQSIALNLLQCLFDSTKQSGSSLNIGLAKKCYALLDKSDLPADQAQRLDKIMNQAKEMKLNLKD